The segment CTTCTACCAGGTAAGTACCGGTTCCTAACTTACCAATGTTGATAGGAGCCGCCAAGGTGTGGTCTCCGGCCGGGATAGGCTTGGTGAACAGCACTTTTCCGGCGTAGTTGGTGAGCTCCAGAACGCCAGCTTCAGGCAAGTCCTGCTGGAAGGAAAGCAGAAACACGTCGCCTTTTTTGTCTTGTGGAAAAAGGTCAATGCCCGATAAGGTTTCGCGGCGAACGGGAGCGTCCTTTCCGGGAGCTGCCATAGCCAGAGCGGTTCCTTTGGGCAGGGTTTTAGGTTTATTCTGTGCTTGCGCAGGGACAGCAGCAAATGCTAACATCCCCGCCAATAACAAGGCACCAACTGCGTTCAATTTCATTTCCATACGGGATATATAAAGGAGTTAAGAGAAGTCCGCTGCTGCGGTAAAAGTTCCAATACATATACCGTTCCAATTTTTAGGCACCCCAGAAGATTCTATTCAAGCAGCTTCTTTTTGGCCTCGGGCAACGCCATTTGGGCCCATCGTTGGTGCATTAAACCGCTATAGTGCAACCCATCTGGAGCCAGGTACGCAGGTGTTTCCCGCACCAACAAAGAAATGTCGTACACGTCTATTACCGTAATACCGGCTGTTGTTGCTTCGGCTTTGATCACCTCATTGAATCTCTTTATCTGGGCACTGGTAGATGCTCGGTCCCTGCTAGAACCAAACGGCGTAGCTCCCCAATCTGGTATGGTCAGCACCAACACATTCTTCGGGTCTTTCAGCGCCAGGGCAGTGCTTAACGTCAGCAACTCCCTGAACTGCGTCCTGAACTCCTCCAGACTACGCCCCTGGTACTGGTTGTTTACCCCAATCATAAGTGACACCAACCCATAGCCTCCGTCAAACTTCTCGGTTTTTACGCGCTGGAGAAGATCAGCGGTGGTCCAGCCGGTTTGGGCAATGATTCGGGGCTCACCTACCTTCACTCCTTCACCAGATAAAGAATTGGCTAAATACACCGGCCACCGCTCTGTGGCTGCAACCCCTTGCCCAATAGTGTAGGAATCGCCTAAGGCCAGGTAAGAACCCGAGGCACTTGGCGTGGTAGGTATATTAGGAGTGGGGGTAACTTCTTCCTCAGTCTCTGAAGAACTACAGGCTGCCAGGAAAAAGAGGCTGTAAACGAAAACAAGTATTTTAGGGAATAGACGCATTTTTCTAATTCAAGCTAAAAGCAGAACTTCCTGCCCTTTTCCTATTTACGCAACAGGGCCTCTGGGCGGATTGTTCATGCAGCTTTCGGCTTACCGATAAAAAGGGAAAAGCCCCCTCTTAAACTCTACAATCATTGAATGTTTAGAGTTTGAGAGGAGGCACTAACAAAGGGGGCGCTTGATTATGCTTGCTTCGTTTCTGCCGTGTTCTCTGGAAAAGAGGCTAAAAACTCTTCACGGGCTTGCTCTAATGCTGCCATTAGGCGGTTTCGTTGCTCTAACAGGCTGTGAAGCACAGTAGTGCGTTTGGAGAAAAGGGAAAAGAAGATCCAGTTACGGCGGGCTTCCTGAATGCGGTGCCAGTAATGCAACACAAAGAATCCGGTAATAGGCAAGGCCACCAGGTATCCTACCAGCGCCCAACCCGATATCCCAAACCAGGCATGCACCGCCCACCCAATTAGCGCATAAAAGATGGGGAACGTGAACATGCCAATGGTCATCATGATGGGCGCGTAAAACTCAATGTCTTTGGTGAGGCTGCGTGCAATCTTGGCCGGCAACAGGTACGGCAGGTAATTGTGGATCACGCCAAAGAGGTAGAAGGGGAAACCCAGCACCAGATAAAGAATGGTTTTCACCGTACCCCAAGCCACTTCGCGGCGGTTAGGAATTCGTTTAAAAGCATCGGGTACCAGGCCTACACTTTCCAAGTGCTGCAGGTAATCCTGTAGCTCGGTACGCAGGTAGTGCATGCGCTCTGGTTGGCGGGCCTCAAAGTACTTGATGCTTTGCAGAATGCCTTTGGTGATCAGGAACCGCTCCTCTGATTCAGACTCTGAAAGGTCCAGTTCTTTCACCAGCTTACTTTGATACACGGCTTCCACCTGGCGGGCCAAGGCGTCCTCTTCATCGGTCTCAGTGTGGATGACCAGATCTTCCAACCGCTCTTTTATATGATCGGTGAGGATGTGAGCTGCCTTGAAAGGATCTTCGGCGTATGCCGCTTCAAATTTTTTCACATGGATGGGTTCGCCCACGTTCACAAACACATCGCTCCGGAACCGTGACGGGTCTGAATAATTTACGCCTACCGGCACAATGCGTAGCCCCAAGTTGAAGTTGTGCTGAGCCTCGGCACCCAGGCTGATGCGGGCAGTCCCGGTTTTAAGCGGACGGATGCGGCGCTGCATGAAACTGTTCCCTTCGGGGAAGACCATGAGCGTGCCGCCTTTGCCCAAAAACTCGTAGCACTTCGCAAACGTGGCGTCATTCTGGGCAGTGCCTCCCTCGCCCACGTCTTCGCGACGGTACACCGGGATCATGAACAACCGATGGAAAAGCCAGCCCTGGATACCGGGTTTGAAGAAACTGCTTTTCGCTAAGAAGTAGACGTTCTGCTTCATGAGTGAGGCTGTCACCACGGGATCCATGAGCGTGTTAGGATGGTTTGACACCACAATCAGTGGACCTTCAGAAAACAGCAGATGCTTGTTATTCACCGTGAACCGGCGGAAGAACACGCGCAACGCAATCTGAAAAAGAGTCTTAAGCAGAAAATACAACATAGAGGAGCACCATTAGGCAAGGAAGCTACGCATTTTCAAGGCGATTTCAGAAAAACTATCCTAAAATAGCAAACAGCCTGATTTGTATACGATTCCAACAACACTCATACGTATGTTTCAAGGAAACAATGGCAGTTTTTCAAGCGGGCAACAAATCACAAAACCAGAAGCCCGTGTCATAAGAAGCAGGAGTTGCGGCAAAGCAATCCTCTTCTGAACCCTGAGAAGCGGGTGTGTAACTTCTGAACACCACCTCCCCTGTTTGCACCGGCACCGGATGCTTGAAATTGGGTCCGTCGTAGACAAAGGAATGGTACTCCCCGTTCTCGCCGCAAGGGTCTACGTGGGCCGGCAAGTCGTTGATGAAGGATTCATTCAGCTCACGACCCGCAAAGGAGGCATCCAGGTGCTTTCCGTTGACGCAGACTACTTTGGCTTTGAAACCGGCTCTCCAGAACTCCTCCAGCAAAGCGGTAGGCTCTTCCCCCCACAAGGGAAAATGGGCTTGTATTTCTACAGAGGCTAACTGCTCTTCACGGTACTTCCGCAAATCTTCCAGGTAGATGTCTCCGAAGATGCCGTGTGTTACTCCAGAAGTTTTGAACTCGGTCCAGGCTTGGGTCATCAAGTCATTGTACACGGGAAGGCTGGCACCTTCTGGCAAGTAGATAGGCTTCCACGGCAATCCTACCGCTTGGGCCTGGGCCTGCATCAGTTCTTCGCGCACGCCGTGCATGGTGACCCGCTGGTGGGTTTGGCTTAATGTGGTAAACAGGGCATGGAGCGGGAAATGTTGCTGTTGCTGCACGCGGTGCAAAGCCAGGGCTGAGTCTTTGCCGCCGCTCCAATTAAAAATGGCGAGAGGTTTCATACCCGAAAGGTACAGCATCTGGAGAGGAGCCTTAGCGGCTTTGCCTATCTTTTTGCAAAAACGTAGGTTTTAGAAAAAGAGAATAAGAGAAGTAGTGGCCAATACTAGATAATCCCTTTTTTTCCTTTTCTTTAAATAGGATTAGGAAACGCCTTAATAGAAGAATTATTTTAAAGAGGTACCAACCTTCATAGAAATAATTAAATTTGTATAGAAAGCAGAGAAGACGTAAAACAACTTCTTGCTACACCAAACACTTACCTAAGATGACAAAGGCTTTCTTTGAGGAAATAAACAGTGATTTTCCAACTGGGGTCGCAATTAAAAATGTGAACCTCAAAAAGAAAGTAATTTCTTATTTCGCCAAAACGGGTAATGCCACCATTGCCGAACTAGGGAAAGAACTACACCTCAGCGTTCCTAAAATTACCAGCCTTTTAAACATTCTCATTCAGGATGGCCTGGTGCAAGACCACGGAAAGGTAGACTCTACCGGCGGAAGAAAGCCCAACGTCTACGGCCTGGCCCCAGATTCTGCC is part of the Rufibacter tibetensis genome and harbors:
- a CDS encoding T9SS type A sorting domain-containing protein — encoded protein: MEMKLNAVGALLLAGMLAFAAVPAQAQNKPKTLPKGTALAMAAPGKDAPVRRETLSGIDLFPQDKKGDVFLLSFQQDLPEAGVLELTNYAGKVLFTKPIPAGDHTLAAPINIGKLGTGTYLVEVKTSNTVYWKKMRVRRR
- a CDS encoding SGNH/GDSL hydrolase family protein; amino-acid sequence: MRLFPKILVFVYSLFFLAACSSSETEEEVTPTPNIPTTPSASGSYLALGDSYTIGQGVAATERWPVYLANSLSGEGVKVGEPRIIAQTGWTTADLLQRVKTEKFDGGYGLVSLMIGVNNQYQGRSLEEFRTQFRELLTLSTALALKDPKNVLVLTIPDWGATPFGSSRDRASTSAQIKRFNEVIKAEATTAGITVIDVYDISLLVRETPAYLAPDGLHYSGLMHQRWAQMALPEAKKKLLE
- a CDS encoding lysophospholipid acyltransferase family protein produces the protein MLYFLLKTLFQIALRVFFRRFTVNNKHLLFSEGPLIVVSNHPNTLMDPVVTASLMKQNVYFLAKSSFFKPGIQGWLFHRLFMIPVYRREDVGEGGTAQNDATFAKCYEFLGKGGTLMVFPEGNSFMQRRIRPLKTGTARISLGAEAQHNFNLGLRIVPVGVNYSDPSRFRSDVFVNVGEPIHVKKFEAAYAEDPFKAAHILTDHIKERLEDLVIHTETDEEDALARQVEAVYQSKLVKELDLSESESEERFLITKGILQSIKYFEARQPERMHYLRTELQDYLQHLESVGLVPDAFKRIPNRREVAWGTVKTILYLVLGFPFYLFGVIHNYLPYLLPAKIARSLTKDIEFYAPIMMTIGMFTFPIFYALIGWAVHAWFGISGWALVGYLVALPITGFFVLHYWHRIQEARRNWIFFSLFSKRTTVLHSLLEQRNRLMAALEQAREEFLASFPENTAETKQA
- a CDS encoding Dph6-related ATP pyrophosphatase gives rise to the protein MKPLAIFNWSGGKDSALALHRVQQQQHFPLHALFTTLSQTHQRVTMHGVREELMQAQAQAVGLPWKPIYLPEGASLPVYNDLMTQAWTEFKTSGVTHGIFGDIYLEDLRKYREEQLASVEIQAHFPLWGEEPTALLEEFWRAGFKAKVVCVNGKHLDASFAGRELNESFINDLPAHVDPCGENGEYHSFVYDGPNFKHPVPVQTGEVVFRSYTPASQGSEEDCFAATPASYDTGFWFCDLLPA